A region of the Flavobacteriaceae bacterium MAR_2010_188 genome:
CCTAGCGAATCTGATTTTCTGCCTACTGCCAAACAAAGTCAATATGAACCTCTAAAAGTATCAGAAAATGAAAACTAGCTCAGAACAAACACAAGGAAATGCACTGGATTCTCTTCGGGAGCAGACTTCTAAATGGATGGAAACAGTTAAATCCTATTATTCCGATTTAAAATTCTTCAAAGAAAAGGTGGCTAATAAAGAGGCGGAAAGCGATGTTGAAGAACAGATAAAGCAAGATGTTCTTTTAAACATCAATACCATGATGAATAAAGTTCAGGTTGAAGTGATTCAAGATTTGGACCATCAGCAAGAATATTTGAATAATCCTGATGATTCAAAAATCTCGACCAATAAAATTGAAGAGGTTTCTAGTACCATCAAAACAAAGGTCGAAGGATTGACTTCGGCTTTATACAAATTAAAACAGATGGTATTGGATTTCTTGAGTAGAAAACAATTTGGAAAACGACACGGTTTCAACACAACTTCAAAAGAATCAGAAACCATTTCACATTAAAAATTATAAACCCACTAAATCTAAAAATATATGCATAAACCAAATGCTCGGCTTGCGGGCCAAACAGCTATTGTTACAGGAGGAAGTTCAGGAATTGGAGAAGCAGTAGCAAGAGCCTTGGGCCGAGATGGTGCCAATGTTATCGTAAACTATAATAGTAGCGAAGAAGAAGCTCTTAAAATAGCTGAAGAAATCAGTAAGGATAATCGTTGTGGCGAGGCCATTGCTATTCAGTGCAATGTAAGTAAAGAGGACGAAGTGAAGGCCATGTTTAAACAGGCGATTGACCGCTTTGGTACGGTCGATATTTGCGTTGCTAATGCTGGTCTACAAAAAGATGCCGCACTGCACGAAATGACTTTAAAAGACTGGCAGCTTGTAATAGACGTAAATTTAACCGGACAGTTTCTTTGTGTTAGAGAAGCGATAAAGGAATTTTTAAGACGCGGTATGCGGCCAGAAGTTTCTAGGTCTCTCGGTAAAATCATCCATATGAGTTCCGTCCACCAAATAATTCCTTGGGCAGGCCATTCTAATTACGCTGCTTCCAAAGGTGCAATCGTTATGTTAATGGAAAGCATCTGCCAAGAATATGCTCCACAAAAAGTACGCTGTAATAGTATTGCGCCGGGCGCGATAAAAACACCGATAAATAAATCGGCTTGGGATACTCCAGAAGCCTTGGAAGAATTAAATAAACTAATTCCGTACAAACGTATCGGTGTCCCAGAAGATATAGGGAGTGCCGCTGCCTGGCTGGCTTCAGACGAATCAGAATATATTAATGGTACAACTATCTATGTAGATGGAGGTATGACGTGTTATCCAGGATTTACTACAAATGGATAAAAATCAAAATACGTCGGAAGAACACAAAAGATTAGAGGAATATTACACCAAAAAGAAGGATTGGCTCAAATGGGGACCATATTTAAGTGAAAGGCAATGGGGTACGGTACGTGAAGATTATAGTCCAAATGGAACTGCTTGGGATTACTTTCCGCATGATGATGCGCGTTCTCGAGCTTATCGCTGGGGAGAAGATGGCCTTGCTGGTATCTCGGAAAAGTACAGCAACCTATGTTTCGGACTTGCTTTATGGAACGGTAAAGACCCGATTTTAAAGGAACGATTGTTCGGGCTTTCTGGGCCTGAAGGAAACCACGGTGAAGACGTTAAGGAGCTCTATTATTACCTTGAGAACACGCCCACCCATTCTTATATGAAACAGTTATATAAGTATCCTCAAAACGAGTTTCCTTATAGCCAGCTGGTAGATGAAAATAAAAGACGCGATAAGGGTGAAAAGGAGTTTGAAATATTAGATACCGGAGTTTTCGACGATAACAAATATTTTGATGTTGTAACGGAATATGCCAAGGTTGATGATGAAGATATCCTTATTAAAATAAGCATTACAAATAGAAATAGTGAGGCTGCCAAAATCCATGTGCTTCCAACTTTATGGATCCGTAATTTCTGGAGCTTCAGGGATATGCCATCTATGCCTAAAATTACAAATGAAAGCGGCGCCGAAAGTAATTACGTAAAAGTTAATCACCCATATTTAGCCGAGCATTTTTTGCATTTTGAAAACCCTCAACATTTGCTCTTTACAGAAAATGAAACAAATGATGAGCGCCTATTCGATAAGCCAAATGACCATCCGTTTAAGAAAGATTTATTTCATAAAGCGGTAATAGGCAATGACTTTGATTTGCCCACTTCAAAATTAGAAGGCACAAAATTTTCCCCTTATTATACATTTGATATTCAAGGTAATGATACTGTTGTTTTAAAGCTAAGATTGAATAAAGAAAAAATCGATAATCCTTTTGATTCTTTATTCGATGAAACTTTTGAAAGTCGAAAAAATGAGTGTTATTCTTTGTATGAATCGATTTCAAA
Encoded here:
- a CDS encoding glucose 1-dehydrogenase, giving the protein MHKPNARLAGQTAIVTGGSSGIGEAVARALGRDGANVIVNYNSSEEEALKIAEEISKDNRCGEAIAIQCNVSKEDEVKAMFKQAIDRFGTVDICVANAGLQKDAALHEMTLKDWQLVIDVNLTGQFLCVREAIKEFLRRGMRPEVSRSLGKIIHMSSVHQIIPWAGHSNYAASKGAIVMLMESICQEYAPQKVRCNSIAPGAIKTPINKSAWDTPEALEELNKLIPYKRIGVPEDIGSAAAWLASDESEYINGTTIYVDGGMTCYPGFTTNG